TTAGAAACGTCAGAAGCTAcgaacaagaaaaaaaagctttttaaGTTGTATAATGATCTTTGCGTTCCAAAAGGGTTATTGCAAAGGGAATCACTTCTTTCCAAATTATTTGTGAGATCCTTGAGGTGTGACCATACGAAAGAATTTCAATCGAAGGAAGAATTATTGACGATACTTAAATCATATTTAGGATATATTCGATCTGCAATACCGATTTCGGCGGAACCAAAAGTCGATCATATAGAGAACATCAAgctcaagaaaaagcaggaagaaTACCAAGTCCTTAATCGGGAGAATGTTGGTGAGAGTTTCTCCAGAAATGATGCAACAGCCATCGATCATAACATACCAGAAGTTTTGCAAAGCAGTATAATGCAGCAAATGAGTGTGACAAAGGCGAGAAGCCGCGAGCAAGACTCTTCAAAATTAGATTTAACGCATCTTTCCGAACAAGATCTGAGAACattaaaattgaaaatgctttttgagATCTCTAGCAATATTGATGCTTATAGGATCGACTCATTACTAACTTCTAAGAGAGGCTTGCACATCGCCCTATTTGATGGAATACCTACAGGAAGCAATTCAGAACCCATGAGTTCAGACTCAAGGTCAATATCTTTGCCATATTcacaaaataatatttctaAGATGGATACTGAGTCTATGGAGAGTGAGTCCGGTGATGCTTTAAGCGACAAGGATGATAACAATAGAAATCACCtatgaatatttttctccaaaaaaaagaagaataaaattaaaaaaaaagatggctCGAAAATTTTCGCTTGACAAGTTCTTCTTGCAGCTTAAATGGATTCTACCATGACGAACTATTTTAGACAACTGATTTGTTCCTTGTTGAAGAGCATCTATTAGGCACAGTCACAAAATATACAATATCATTCTTGTAATTCAAAATCAAGATgggaaaaaggagaagaaacgCAGTTCACGATCGCAAACAGGTTCCTACCAAGAATGTCACTCCTGAATTGAAGGAAAATGCCGAGGCACGTAATGTTCTTATAAACCAGCCTGAGCTTACATTAAAGTCTTCCAAAAAGCCTCTTAAGGGAACAAAGCTAAAGAAGTTTTTAATGACGACACAGTTatatggaaagaaaaagcaggcaAAGAAATACAGCGAGAAAGAGTTAGATATTCCAGTTCTAAATGAGTCGATAAATCCGGGTGCCATCAAGAAGAAAGGTAAGAAGAAAGGTAAGAAGTTCGTGGCGGATGGTGATAGTGTATTGTTGACAAGATTAATCAAGCAGATAAATGACGGTAAGGATGAAGTTAATGAATCAAAGTTAGAAAAGGCAAGAAGGCTTGAGGACGTTCGCGAATTAAGAAGAACCGAGATCGAGCGGAAAGAATCCGTCAAAAGACAGGAGTTGGAGAACGCGAAAGATGAACTTAAAAGTAGTGCTTCTCAGGCAAGATCTGAAAGGAGAAGAGCCTCGAGACTTAAGAAGAGATTATCTAAGAATGTTGGAGCGGAATCTGGCAGTGCTAAATCTAAGAAGCCGAAGAAAAGTGTCAGCTTTGCTTGATCCATTGGCATAGGACTCCAATTGGTTTGATTTATTGTATACTAGAtcttaatttaattttcaagaagtacAACTTTTGCATtatgattatttttttttttatttttttttattttttttttgcgctCTTCTTTATGCGAAAGCCTCGGAGTTTGCGTTGTAGGGAACTGAATCTCGTAACTCAGCCgaagcttctttttttctcccctaCACTGGATTGAATACGGTAGGTATCGAAATCTGAATTAGCTTGCTGGCTGCTGCTTggcaattttattttcgttTCCTGCCGcgagggagaaaaaaataaaatagaataaaaatacaggAAGCTTTCTGGTCGGGCCGAAATGGCGATAACACATGCTCCAATGCTTTGATGTTAAGattcactttttctttgaataatTGATAGCTTGCTTCATACCGTATTATTGTCTTGCTAATTAAAGTTCTTGAAAATGAGATACGGATCATTATTGGCGTTTGCGAATGTGGCTTTAACCTCAGTTGTGCAAGCTAAAATATCATTTGCCAATGCGTCACCATTACTGATTTCATCACCATATCTTACAATCGACGAGACACACTACATTGCAAAGGAGGATGATACAAACAAGGAAATTCAAATGTTAACGGGGGATGTGTGCAGCTACTCATCAGATCCTTATATTCTGTATTTACAGATACATGGACTTGACAATAGTGATGATATAGAGAATGCCTCAAAGTCTCTCAAGTATCCATTTAAAGTCTTCTCAAATAACGTTGTCTACAgccaaataaataaagaggCCCCAATTTCAAGCGTGTGTCAGagtataaagaaaattgatgCAAATGGACTTTCCGCCAAACAATTAATAGATGCATTGTCTTCTCCAGATACTGTTAAAGTTGTTGATGTTTACAACAAGAACTCGAAAGATTTAACAGATTTGTTAAGTGCTGTTTTTGAAAGCGATTCTGTTCCAAGTAGTATATTCGTGCAAGGCTTGCCTGTGCTCAAgagtgaaaagaaaaaaagagacaacgatgatgatgaagtcGACTATGACAAAGTGGAGcaagatttgaaaaattcattttcagaGGCCTATGCACAATTGAATGGAGATGAGGAAGCGCATGTCTACGAAACTGCAAAGGCCACTAAGAAATTCTCAAAGACTTCTGGATCTCTATTAGATAACTACGCATTTTTCTCATCTGGAATCTGGATGGCAATTATTGTTTCTGGGTTTTTGTTGGGCGTCTTATATGTGGCTTTTAAATGGTTAAACAGTATTCAGATTAGTTACGCTGCCTTTGACAAGCCGGTCAATACCAACAAGAAAGCGCAATAAGTAAAATAAGAACTGGTATGCTTATAATTAGTCAATTTTGACGTCTAAGCATCCTTTTATTTACTTCTTAGTTCCgattttgcttcttcttatatcatttttcccctgtttttattcttttgatttcttccCTTTTCTTACATTCAGTTTATATGTATGTtcttaaataaaaaaaaatgacaGATGAATTGTTGATTCAAGCTTAGTAAACGAATGGAATGATCTTCCAAGGAACATGTTCTGTATATTGTTTCCAATACTTTCCATACTTCTTGCTGCACTTAGCCTCATCTCTTTTCTGTCTATCCAAAAGTAGGCAAGCAAAGTACGAGACGTAGAAATAGGTCAACGGAGTGTTGAAACCAGTAGTTAGGCACCAACTTAATGCTATAAGAATATCTCCAAAGTAGTTTATGTGTTGGGCCAAACCCCACCATCCATCCACCAATAACTTTGTTTCTGA
This sequence is a window from Brettanomyces bruxellensis chromosome 5, complete sequence. Protein-coding genes within it:
- a CDS encoding uncharacterized protein (SECRETED:SignalP(1-20)) — translated: MRYGSLLAFANVALTSVVQAKISFANASPLLISSPYLTIDETHYIAKEDDTNKEIQMLTGDVCSYSSDPYILYLQIHGLDNSDDIENASKSLKYPFKVFSNNVVYSQINKEAPISSVCQSIKKIDANGLSAKQLIDALSSPDTVKVVDVYNKNSKDLTDLLSAVFESDSVPSSIFVQGLPVLKSEKKKRDNDDDEVDYDKVEQDLKNSFSEAYAQLNGDEEAHVYETAKATKKFSKTSGSLLDNYAFFSSGIWMAIIVSGFLLGVLYVAFKWLNSIQISYAAFDKPVNTNKKAQ